The following proteins are co-located in the Triticum aestivum cultivar Chinese Spring chromosome 1A, IWGSC CS RefSeq v2.1, whole genome shotgun sequence genome:
- the LOC123185630 gene encoding uncharacterized protein isoform X1, producing MRMLKDHQHSIYVQYGYPPGAQHNRLTVASIQQLWNEWEIQCLVLVSFSLQVFLLFFAGLRKRHRSRILSLLLWLAYLLADTVAVFVLGRLTRVGGDDSLVLFWAPFMLLHLGGQDTITAFSMEDCALWKRHLLNLTTQVALAIYVVGKQWQGDKQLVAPMVLIFISGTAKYMERIWILGRAGSWGPISRPWGPLCGQKRTLGVRLDTHAPIWSLFSSDMEDVAHDMFYNSMNYFMNRTSKRLRGTGLGQEERDRLKSDEGVNLAYKLAETQLSLIYDFLYTKFGSLDGVLHRLTILVINSTALALFAVHHKGGRGRSEAVKYYYRVADVAISYILLVGAVAFEISSILMWLMTSYSPSNVCTGPSGGHSPRIVLSILKRLRPAPKSNRLEWSGKLWQYNFIDEIIQKEKATREYGWLKRMMWRIGIKQYHHTTKHVAISPEVKKVFLDKLCDNHWKLYFSSFTAEWAAYIPSSSSGFGAAKQKVRGIFKDRDLVSSAFLWHLVTDICLVRDETPSKLRTCSQHVSNYIMHLVYKCNLMVDADGCLFFEECIKWIGAFCKDANYDKRDLLQRFYANYDKRVLLQRFYGNDFHSEGSVGHLASLATDVAFLLNGEVAAADRWEMIATVWMEMLCYIAVNCDHGFHAKQLSAGGEFLTHAKMIMFPILQLADPDEQ from the exons ATGAGGATGTTGAAGGATCATCAACACTCTATCTATGTCCAGTATGGCTACCCTCCCGGAGCTCAACACAACAG ACTGACAGTAGCGAGCATCCAGCAGCTCTGGAATGAGTGGGAGATCCAGTGCTTGGTGCTTGTGAGCTTCTCCCTGCaagtcttcctcctcttcttcgcgGGGCTCCGGAAGCGCCATCGCTCTCGCATTCTCAGCCTGCTGCTGTGGCTTGCCTACCTGTTGGCGGACACCGTCGCGGTCTTCGTTCTCGGCCGCCTCACACGTGTTGGAGGCGACGACTCACTGGTGCTCTTCTGGGCACCGTTCATGTTGCTCCACCTCGGAGGGCAGGACACCATCACAGCCTTCTCCATGGAGGACTGCGCACTGTGGAAGAGGCACCTGCTGAACCTCACCACCCAGGTGGCACTGGCCATCTACGTCGTGGGCAAGCAATGGCAAGGGGACAAGCAACTTGTGGCTCCCATGGTGCTAATCTTCATCTCTGGGACAGCCAAATATATGGAGAGAATATGGATACTTGGGAGAGCCGGCTCATGGGGACCTATAAGCAGGCCTTGGGGTCCGTTGTGTGGGCAGAAAAGAACCCTGGGGGTCAGGCTTGACACACATGCTCCTATCTGGTCATTGTTCTCTTCTGACATGGAGGATGTGGCTCATGACATGTTTTATAATAGCATGAACTATTTCATGAACAGGACTAGTAAACGGCTTCGCGGGACTGGTTTAGGTCAGGAGGAACGAGATCGTCTCAAGTCAGACGAGGGAGTTAACTTGGCATACAAGTTGGCTGAGACCCAACTCTCATTGATCTATGACTTCTTGTACACCAAGTTTGGAAGCCTCGATGGTGTGTTGCACCGTCTCACCATCCTTGTCATAAACTCTACAGCTCTCGCTCTGTTTGCTGTTCATCATAAGGGAGGGAGGGGGCGATCAGAAGCTGTGAAGTACTACTACAGAGTAGCTGATGTTGCCATCTCTTACATATTGCTTGTGGGTGCAGTGGCGTTTGAGATATCCTCTATATTGATGTGGCTCATGACATCATATTCGCCATCCAACGTATGCACAGGACCAAGCGGAGGCCATAGTCCAAGAATTGTGCTTAGCATCCTCAAGCGCCTCCGCCCAGCACCGAAAAGCAACAGATTGGAGTGGTCAGGTAAGCTGTGGCAGTATAACTTTATTGATGAAATCATCCAAAAGGAGAAGGCAACAAGGGAATATGGATGGCTGAAACGGATGATGTGGCGTATCGGCATCAAGCAATACCACCACACAACCAAACATGTTGCCATCTCCCCAGAGGTAAAGAAGGTGTTCCTTGATAAGCTGTGTGACAATCACTGGAAGTTGTACTTCAGCAGCTTCACTGCCGAGTGGGCAGCTTAtattccttcttcctcctctgggtTTGGTGCAGCTAAACAGAAAGTCCGAGGCATCTTCAAAGATAGGGATCTTGTATCAAGTGCCTTTCTTTGGCACCTTGTGACAGACATATGCCTGGTGCGGGACGAGACGCCCTCTAAGCTTAGAACCTGCAGTCAACACGTGTCCAATTACATCATGCACCTGGTCTACAAGTGCAACTTGATGGTTGATGCTGACGGGTGTTTATTTTTCGAAGAATGTATAAAGTGGATTGGCGCGTTTTGCAAAGATGCCAACTATGATAAGAGGGACCTCCTCCAGAGATTCTATGCCAACTATGATAAGAGGGTCCTCCTCCAGAGATTCTACGGTAACGATTTTCACTCTGAAGGTTCAGTTGGCCATCTAGCTAGTCTAGCTACTGATGTGGCTTTTCTGCTCAACGGCGAGGTAGCTGCTGCTGATCGGTGGGAGATGATCGCAACGGTATGGATGGAAATGCTCTGCTACATCGCAGTCAACTGTGATCATGGGTTCCATGCCAAGCAGCTGAGCGCTGGAGGGGAGTTCCTCACTCATGCCAAGATGATCATGTTTCCCATACTACAACTGGCTGATCCCGATGAGCAGTGA
- the LOC123185630 gene encoding uncharacterized protein isoform X2, with translation MRMLKDHQHSIYVQYGYPPGAQHNRLTVASIQQLWNEWEIQCLVLVSFSLQVFLLFFAGLRKRHRSRILSLLLWLAYLLADTVAVFVLGRLTRVGGDDSLVLFWAPFMLLHLGGQDTITAFSMEDCALWKRHLLNLTTQVALAIYVVGKQWQGDKQLVAPMVLIFISGTAKYMERIWILGRAGSWGPISRPWGPLCGQKRTLGVRLDTHAPIWSLFSSDMEDVAHDMFYNSMNYFMNRTSKRLRGTGLGQEERDRLKSDEGVNLAYKLAETQLSLIYDFLYTKFGSLDGVLHRLTILVINSTALALFAVHHKGGRGRSEAVKYYYRVADVAISYILLVGAVAFEISSILMWLMTSYSPSNVCTGPSGGHSPRIVLSILKRLRPAPKSNRLEWSGKLWQYNFIDEIIQKEKATREYGWLKRMMWRIGIKQYHHTTKHVAISPEVKKVFLDKLCDNHWKLYFSSFTAEWAAYIPSSSSGFGAAKQKVRGIFKDRDLVSSAFLWHLVTDICLVRDETPSKLRTCSQHVSNYIMHLVYKCNLMVDADGCLFFEECIKWIGAFCKDANYDKRDLLQRFYANYDKRVLLQRFYAAADRWEMIATVWMEMLCYIAVNCDHGFHAKQLSAGGEFLTHAKMIMFPILQLADPDEQ, from the exons ATGAGGATGTTGAAGGATCATCAACACTCTATCTATGTCCAGTATGGCTACCCTCCCGGAGCTCAACACAACAG ACTGACAGTAGCGAGCATCCAGCAGCTCTGGAATGAGTGGGAGATCCAGTGCTTGGTGCTTGTGAGCTTCTCCCTGCaagtcttcctcctcttcttcgcgGGGCTCCGGAAGCGCCATCGCTCTCGCATTCTCAGCCTGCTGCTGTGGCTTGCCTACCTGTTGGCGGACACCGTCGCGGTCTTCGTTCTCGGCCGCCTCACACGTGTTGGAGGCGACGACTCACTGGTGCTCTTCTGGGCACCGTTCATGTTGCTCCACCTCGGAGGGCAGGACACCATCACAGCCTTCTCCATGGAGGACTGCGCACTGTGGAAGAGGCACCTGCTGAACCTCACCACCCAGGTGGCACTGGCCATCTACGTCGTGGGCAAGCAATGGCAAGGGGACAAGCAACTTGTGGCTCCCATGGTGCTAATCTTCATCTCTGGGACAGCCAAATATATGGAGAGAATATGGATACTTGGGAGAGCCGGCTCATGGGGACCTATAAGCAGGCCTTGGGGTCCGTTGTGTGGGCAGAAAAGAACCCTGGGGGTCAGGCTTGACACACATGCTCCTATCTGGTCATTGTTCTCTTCTGACATGGAGGATGTGGCTCATGACATGTTTTATAATAGCATGAACTATTTCATGAACAGGACTAGTAAACGGCTTCGCGGGACTGGTTTAGGTCAGGAGGAACGAGATCGTCTCAAGTCAGACGAGGGAGTTAACTTGGCATACAAGTTGGCTGAGACCCAACTCTCATTGATCTATGACTTCTTGTACACCAAGTTTGGAAGCCTCGATGGTGTGTTGCACCGTCTCACCATCCTTGTCATAAACTCTACAGCTCTCGCTCTGTTTGCTGTTCATCATAAGGGAGGGAGGGGGCGATCAGAAGCTGTGAAGTACTACTACAGAGTAGCTGATGTTGCCATCTCTTACATATTGCTTGTGGGTGCAGTGGCGTTTGAGATATCCTCTATATTGATGTGGCTCATGACATCATATTCGCCATCCAACGTATGCACAGGACCAAGCGGAGGCCATAGTCCAAGAATTGTGCTTAGCATCCTCAAGCGCCTCCGCCCAGCACCGAAAAGCAACAGATTGGAGTGGTCAGGTAAGCTGTGGCAGTATAACTTTATTGATGAAATCATCCAAAAGGAGAAGGCAACAAGGGAATATGGATGGCTGAAACGGATGATGTGGCGTATCGGCATCAAGCAATACCACCACACAACCAAACATGTTGCCATCTCCCCAGAGGTAAAGAAGGTGTTCCTTGATAAGCTGTGTGACAATCACTGGAAGTTGTACTTCAGCAGCTTCACTGCCGAGTGGGCAGCTTAtattccttcttcctcctctgggtTTGGTGCAGCTAAACAGAAAGTCCGAGGCATCTTCAAAGATAGGGATCTTGTATCAAGTGCCTTTCTTTGGCACCTTGTGACAGACATATGCCTGGTGCGGGACGAGACGCCCTCTAAGCTTAGAACCTGCAGTCAACACGTGTCCAATTACATCATGCACCTGGTCTACAAGTGCAACTTGATGGTTGATGCTGACGGGTGTTTATTTTTCGAAGAATGTATAAAGTGGATTGGCGCGTTTTGCAAAGATGCCAACTATGATAAGAGGGACCTCCTCCAGAGATTCTATGCCAACTATGATAAGAGGGTCCTCCTCCAGAGATTCTACG CTGCTGCTGATCGGTGGGAGATGATCGCAACGGTATGGATGGAAATGCTCTGCTACATCGCAGTCAACTGTGATCATGGGTTCCATGCCAAGCAGCTGAGCGCTGGAGGGGAGTTCCTCACTCATGCCAAGATGATCATGTTTCCCATACTACAACTGGCTGATCCCGATGAGCAGTGA
- the LOC123185671 gene encoding zinc finger transcription factor YY1: MEYAAAGAGGYYYYPPAQQPQPPPQTLRRRPRPAARWVKQWIPQDLASPGSKCALFKWVREDVYKNLKENGGVGQEPEAQPRKVEPATEILFLCSYDNCGKTFVDVAALRKHAHVHGERQYVCQEPGCGKKFVDSSKLKRHHLTHTGQKDFVCPHPGCGKAFSLDFNLRAHLKTHAVENYHICPFPACGKRFTSDFKLKCHIKTHEKTGSPIAVQHTPPAEKPQSTIKPSIQATPKRSAPTPPSFSSERPYVCPYEGCGKAYIHGYKLNLHLKTQHPDHNQENNGRSATPAAGYNYADGGDIAPNPKRSKTNQGHRAPPSNAYNVKVSSRMAVDTSGAKNQWPGKGMYDDDSEETEEDPGGNNVEDGWRYGNQNADDEETEEDED, encoded by the exons ATGGAGTACGCGGCGGCGGGCGCCGGGGGGTACTACTACTACCCGCCCGCgcagcagccgcagccgccgccgcagacgctccgccgccgcccgcgccccgccgcccgctggGTCAAGCAGTG GATCCCGCAGGATCTCGCCTCCCCCGGCTCCAAGTGCGCCCTCTTCAAGTGGGTCAGAG AGGACGTGTACAAGAATCTGAAGGAGAACGGCGGAGTGGGGCAGGAGCCGGAGGCGCAGCCGCGCAAGGTTGAGCCGGCCACGGAGATACTCTTCCTCTGCAGCTACGACAACTGCGGCAAGACCTTTGTTGACGTGGCTGCCTTGAGGAAGCATGCCCACGTGCACGGCGAGAGGCAGTACGTTTGCCAGGAGCCCGGCTGTGGGAAG AAATTTGTAGATAGCTCAAAGTTGAAGAGGCACCACCTTACTCACACAGGACAAAAGGATTTCGTTTGCCCACATCCAGGCTGTGGTAAG GCCTTCTCATTGGATTTTAACTTGCGTGCACACCTCAAAACACATGCTGTGGAAAATTATCATATATGCCCCTTCCCAGCATGTGGCAAAAGATTTACAAGCGACTTCAAATTAAAATGCCATATTAAGACACATGAAAAG ACTGGATCTCCTATTGCAGTGCAGCATACACCACCAGCAGAAAAACCACAAAGCACCATAAAGCCTTCCATACAAGCAACCCCAAAGCGTTCTGCGCCCACACCACCAAGCTTTTCCAGTGAGCGCCCTTATGTCTGCCCCTACGAAGGCTGTGGGAAAGCCTACATCCACGGTTACAAACTCAACCTCCATCTCAAGACTCAGCACCCTGACCACAATCAAGAAAACAATGGTAGGTCCGCCACACCTGCAGCAGGGTATAACTATGCTGACGGCGGTGACATCGCGCCAAACCCGAAAAGGAGCAAGACAAACCAAGGGCACAGGGCCCCTCCATCTAACGCCTACAATGTCAAGGTTTCCAGCAGGATGGCTGTTGATACCAGTGGTGCAAAGAACCAGTGGCCAGGCAAGGGTATGTATGACGATGACAGTGAAGAGACCGAGGAAGATCCTGGTGGTAACAATGTAGAAGATGGCTGGAGATACGGTAACCAGAACGCCGATGATGAGGAaacagaagaagatgaagactag
- the LOC123185681 gene encoding V-type proton ATPase 16 kDa proteolipid subunit — MASTFSGDETAPFFGFLGAAAALVFSCMGAAYGTAKSGVGVASMGVMRPELVMKSIVPVVMAGVLGIYGLIIAVIISTGINPKAKPYFLFDGYAHLSSGLACGLAGLAAGMAIGIVGDAGVRANAQQPKLFVGMILILIFAEALALYGLIVGIILSSRAGQSRAD, encoded by the exons ATGGCTTCCACCTTCAGCGGCGACGAGACCGCCCCCTTCTTCGGCTTCCTcggcgccgccgcggccctcgtcttcTCCT GCATGGGCGCGGCGTACGGGACGGCCAAGAGCGGGGTGGGGGTGGCGTCGATGGGGGTGATGCGGCCGGAGCTGGTGATGAAGTCCATCGTGCCCGTCGTCATGGCCGGGGTGCTCGGGATCTACGGTctcatcatcgccgtcatcatctcCACCGGGATCAACCCCAAGGCCAAGCCCTACTTCCTCTTCGACGGCTACGCGCACCTCTCCTCCGGCCTCGCCTGCGGCCTcgcggggctcgccgccggcatgGCCATCGGCATCGTCGGCGACGCCGGCGTCAG GGCCAACGCACAGCAGCCCAAGCTGTTCGTCGGCATGATCCTCATCCTCATCTTTGCCGAAGCTCTTGCCCTGTACGGCCTCATCGTCGGCATCATCCTCTCCTCGCGTGCCGGCCAATCCCGCGCCGACTAG